One genomic segment of uncultured Desulfobacter sp. includes these proteins:
- a CDS encoding Uma2 family endonuclease: MTPQPQEKKNITPAEYLAMERVSLDIKHEFFDGEIFAMVGAKINHVRINANLTREIGNKFKAGKSPCEVLSNDMRVKIETGYVYPDIVIHCGDAAFEDNEFDTLTNPVVIIEILSDSTEAFDRGKKFAYYRAISTLQEYILVSQEEYLVEQFKRSDAGKWEYRSYEDADHILKMESINCELPLSEIYWDVEFKLEQKIGPP, translated from the coding sequence ATGACCCCACAGCCTCAAGAAAAAAAAAATATAACACCGGCTGAATATCTGGCCATGGAACGAGTCTCCCTGGATATTAAGCATGAATTTTTTGATGGTGAAATCTTTGCCATGGTCGGAGCTAAAATCAACCATGTCCGTATTAATGCCAACCTTACAAGAGAAATAGGAAATAAATTTAAAGCCGGCAAATCCCCTTGTGAAGTCCTTTCTAATGACATGCGGGTAAAGATCGAAACAGGTTATGTTTACCCGGATATTGTAATCCATTGCGGTGACGCAGCGTTTGAAGATAATGAGTTTGACACGCTGACAAACCCGGTTGTCATCATAGAAATTCTTTCAGATTCAACAGAAGCCTTTGATAGAGGAAAAAAGTTTGCTTATTACCGGGCAATCTCAACACTTCAAGAATATATCCTTGTTTCCCAAGAAGAATATCTTGTTGAGCAATTTAAACGTAGCGATGCCGGCAAATGGGAGTATCGTTCATACGAAGATGCTGACCATATATTAAAAATGGAATCCATTAATTGTGAATTACCGTTATCTGAAATTTATTGGGATGTTGAGTTTAAATTAGAACAGAAGATTGGACCCCCCTAA
- the prxU gene encoding thioredoxin-dependent peroxiredoxin (Most members of this family contain a selenocysteine.) encodes MASVGCERPGGGLVEQEEEIKEEAKETKKGVVNMIRVGQKAPDFQAPAYYKGDFTAIKLSDYRGKWVDLCFYPGDFTFVUATEISAVAEKNEAFEKLDVQVLSMSTDSMFVHKMWEEAELSKMVGAGKIPFPMLSDGGGKIGEIYGVYDENAGVDVRGRFLIDPDGVVQAFEMLAPPVGRNVSETIRQIQAFQLVRETKGAEATPSGWRPGKVTLKPGPGLVGKVWKEWKTEMAFD; translated from the coding sequence ATGGCTTCGGTTGGATGTGAGAGACCAGGCGGTGGTCTGGTTGAACAGGAAGAAGAAATTAAAGAGGAAGCAAAAGAAACTAAAAAAGGAGTTGTGAATATGATTCGTGTGGGACAAAAAGCGCCTGATTTTCAGGCGCCTGCATATTACAAGGGTGATTTTACCGCTATTAAATTGTCTGATTATCGTGGCAAATGGGTTGATCTCTGTTTTTATCCCGGCGATTTTACCTTTGTCTGAGCAACCGAAATCTCGGCGGTCGCCGAGAAAAATGAAGCGTTTGAAAAATTGGACGTACAGGTTCTTTCCATGAGTACGGACTCCATGTTTGTTCATAAAATGTGGGAAGAGGCAGAACTGTCAAAAATGGTGGGAGCAGGAAAAATTCCATTTCCCATGTTGTCTGATGGCGGTGGAAAGATTGGGGAGATATATGGTGTATATGATGAGAATGCCGGTGTGGATGTCAGGGGCCGTTTTCTTATAGATCCCGACGGCGTTGTCCAGGCATTTGAAATGCTGGCACCGCCTGTGGGACGTAACGTATCTGAAACAATCCGGCAGATACAGGCCTTCCAGCTTGTCAGGGAAACCAAAGGAGCCGAGGCGACGCCGTCCGGCTGGAGACCGGGGAAAGTAACGCTTAAACCGGGACCCGGCTTGGTTGGTAAAGTATGGAAAGAGTGGAAAACAGAAATGGCATTTGATTAA
- a CDS encoding histidine phosphatase family protein, with amino-acid sequence MKTLHLIRHAKSSWKDKNLADIDRPLAPRGIRACAVMAPEISKTGCDFSNVFTSPATRAKETIERIAGNLKGLSFTWTVAEKLYTFSAHDLLEFCRDDLPTNIDQAVIVGHNPAFHGFCNWVGDTTIEKLPTCAYARLELDADSWTDIDPGRMRLTAFLTPKMFR; translated from the coding sequence ATGAAAACACTTCACCTTATCCGTCATGCCAAATCGAGCTGGAAGGATAAAAACCTTGCAGATATTGACAGGCCTCTGGCCCCAAGGGGCATCCGGGCATGCGCTGTCATGGCGCCTGAAATTTCAAAAACAGGCTGTGATTTCTCCAATGTTTTCACAAGCCCTGCAACCCGGGCCAAGGAAACCATAGAAAGGATTGCCGGCAATCTTAAAGGGCTCTCTTTTACCTGGACCGTGGCAGAAAAACTATACACCTTCAGCGCCCACGACCTTTTGGAATTCTGCCGGGATGATCTGCCCACCAACATTGACCAGGCCGTTATTGTGGGCCATAACCCAGCGTTTCATGGCTTCTGCAACTGGGTGGGAGACACAACCATAGAAAAGCTGCCCACCTGCGCCTATGCCCGGCTGGAACTGGATGCGGATTCCTGGACAGATATCGACCCGGGCAGGATGCGGCTCACTGCATTTTTAACCCCAAAAATGTTTCGCTAA
- a CDS encoding RecQ family ATP-dependent DNA helicase encodes MEIAQDSDRVNDQDSVRESGVISVPASRNLPSVLPADIKDYLSNPLIIDFEATPDGAVFHIGAVYNGRIFNKENISNPAPALQRLSRFAQGATYILGHNIIKHDLALAKTHCPDAGILSLIPIDTLVLSPLAFPENPYHRLIKGYKLLSASKNNPVADAKLSMVLFEDQLAAFLLLKESQPRLIAFFAWAFDLPTGTFQGISQLFERLGGEKPDESGPRDLFLTLCRDRGCTTAAREIWNEIGQAPHRKPELAYLVSWLRVAGGNSVLPGWVLHEFDGIADLVLRLRMACGNDACSFCTQHNNPDHLLDKYFGFNAYRTMPDGRMLQREIVSASLSGRHHLAILPTGGGKSICYQIPALHRYERTGALTIVISPLKALMKDQVDNLNHATGTQAAAAINGSLTLPERGAVVEKVRLGDIGLLYISPEQLRNKSVVELIASRQVGCWIFDEAHCLSKWGHDFRPDYLNVADLIADQKKQTGRMPVIGAFTATAKKDVKEEIRQHFNEKLGLDLDSFEGGVDRDNLHFYVYPVTAAEKYDVIARTLHDNLSETKGSAIVYCASRKGTEELSQFLNERGIVCQPFHAGRTEPDKRNIQDDFLSGTIPVICATNAFGMGIDKKDIRLVIHADIPGSLENYLQEAGRAGRDQDLADCILLYEEDDIDNQFSLNAYSKLSLQDIKKILRVLKDRGKKSPEIVITPAEILRLAGYEHMGGDDQRARIAVAWLERRGFIRRDFNRTLFFKGVPLVNSLDEAEKKLKTLNLSRTVQSVYMTLLQTLFNEKKNALISADMLCEALSPIENLPDKYLDPRTIMNELNNMANAGLIREGSVMTAFIRPKGRNNAGELLTLFSRMEKTMADLMAELSPESSADKADLINLRLVAQRLKDKGFETATTDICTTLLHIMAADQGESGGKSLKIAGKKGAEQQRVFVNVPWQILKERMDLRHRCARVCIDAIIKTLEPDLKTARKEILGQFFLSDIIQAMTQDIFLSGFKGNGNRLVEKSLLFLHDTKVITLQNGLGVFRQAFTLSMEEAALPRQYTRGDYEPLSQHYDQKNVQVHVMEKYAEFGMEKIRSALDFVRDYFQHSHDKFIRQYFPGQKKIITTAMTAKAYADIIQSLGNKVQEAIVAAPENKNLLVLAGPGSGKTRTIVHRCAWLIKARSINPESILVLCFNHGTMIELRARIKALTGKRSTRVTAMTFHGLAMRITGRCLLDPNNGQNQNRELDFNKVIDEAVEILDGKRQIPGVDTDQARQYLLARYRYILVDEYQDIDARQYRFITALTGRLAADDDAKIAIMAVGDDDQSIYGFRDANVKFIHRFKKDYKAREFYLTENYRCPHPVIESANDLIAKNRQRMKTQSRCRINDKRKHLALAPDKTPEKKRVAMVCCRDIQSQAVYTAACIKKLLDQEGTTPQDIAVISRQGIGFPALVALRMALARLGIPISYSLTSSPGFPMFKIREFQETLNFLNKHKHETMAPEALKKAVMDLFENRSPWTEQVRGILNDFCSVISGTEISVAQAREFFLSALIEERQARRTGTGVFTGTVHSIKGMEFKHVFILDHGWKDKEIEEERRLYYVGMTRAMEHLTLFAVQDSGNPHTAVLAHHPFVCCKQAPNAEITGFSQDVTISILGMEDLYISFPQRFFRDHPIHENLAALKTGDRIFLERDGTYIRILNPDRQCVGSLSRKGVKKWKNRLPGIIKAQVLGVVIRHADKNDLPLKIETGIEQWYLPIVEILHRNCPP; translated from the coding sequence ATGGAAATCGCCCAGGATAGTGATCGGGTCAATGATCAGGATAGTGTCCGGGAATCAGGTGTGATATCGGTACCCGCATCCAGGAACCTGCCGTCAGTCCTGCCCGCTGATATCAAGGATTACCTGTCCAATCCCTTGATTATTGATTTCGAAGCCACACCCGATGGTGCGGTGTTTCACATCGGCGCCGTATATAATGGCCGAATTTTCAATAAAGAGAACATTTCAAATCCGGCCCCGGCACTCCAACGGCTTTCCCGGTTTGCACAAGGTGCAACATATATCCTCGGGCACAATATTATCAAGCATGACCTGGCCCTGGCCAAAACCCATTGCCCGGATGCCGGAATCCTCTCTTTGATCCCCATTGACACCTTGGTGCTCTCTCCTTTGGCCTTTCCGGAAAATCCCTACCACCGGCTCATCAAAGGATATAAACTTTTAAGCGCATCAAAGAACAATCCTGTGGCCGATGCAAAGCTTTCCATGGTGCTGTTTGAAGATCAACTGGCAGCTTTTCTTCTTTTAAAAGAAAGCCAACCCAGGCTCATTGCTTTTTTTGCCTGGGCTTTTGACTTGCCAACAGGGACGTTTCAGGGGATCAGTCAGCTTTTTGAACGTCTTGGCGGCGAAAAACCCGATGAAAGCGGCCCCAGGGATCTGTTTTTAACTTTGTGCCGGGACCGGGGCTGTACCACGGCGGCCCGGGAAATATGGAACGAAATCGGGCAGGCGCCGCACAGGAAACCCGAACTTGCCTACCTGGTTTCCTGGCTGCGTGTGGCCGGGGGCAACTCCGTTCTTCCCGGCTGGGTACTCCACGAGTTTGACGGCATCGCAGATCTGGTTTTAAGACTTCGGATGGCCTGCGGGAATGACGCCTGCAGTTTTTGCACACAACACAACAATCCGGACCATCTTTTAGATAAATATTTTGGTTTCAACGCCTACCGGACCATGCCCGACGGCCGGATGCTCCAGCGGGAAATCGTTTCGGCCTCCCTGTCCGGCCGCCACCACCTGGCCATACTGCCCACAGGCGGCGGCAAATCCATCTGCTACCAGATTCCGGCACTTCATCGGTACGAACGCACAGGGGCGCTCACCATCGTCATATCACCGCTCAAGGCGCTGATGAAGGACCAGGTGGACAACCTCAATCATGCCACCGGCACCCAGGCAGCCGCCGCCATCAACGGCAGTCTGACCCTTCCCGAACGGGGAGCTGTGGTGGAGAAGGTGCGATTAGGCGACATCGGGCTTTTGTACATCTCTCCTGAACAACTGCGAAACAAAAGCGTAGTGGAGCTGATCGCCTCCCGCCAGGTGGGCTGCTGGATTTTTGACGAAGCCCACTGCCTGTCAAAATGGGGACATGACTTCAGGCCCGATTACCTAAACGTGGCAGACCTCATTGCCGACCAGAAAAAACAAACAGGCCGAATGCCGGTGATCGGTGCTTTCACGGCCACGGCCAAAAAAGATGTTAAAGAAGAAATCCGCCAACATTTTAATGAAAAACTCGGCCTTGACCTGGACAGCTTTGAAGGGGGTGTAGACCGGGATAACCTTCACTTTTACGTCTATCCTGTCACAGCTGCTGAAAAATACGATGTCATTGCCCGCACCCTTCACGATAATCTGTCGGAAACAAAGGGCAGTGCCATTGTCTATTGCGCATCCCGGAAAGGCACCGAAGAATTAAGCCAATTTCTCAACGAGCGCGGCATTGTCTGCCAACCTTTTCATGCAGGCCGAACCGAACCGGACAAGCGCAACATTCAAGATGACTTTTTATCAGGTACCATCCCTGTGATCTGCGCCACCAACGCCTTTGGCATGGGCATTGACAAAAAGGACATCCGGCTGGTCATCCATGCCGATATCCCGGGTTCCCTTGAAAACTATCTCCAGGAAGCCGGCAGGGCCGGACGGGACCAGGACCTTGCCGACTGCATCCTTCTTTATGAAGAGGACGACATTGACAACCAGTTCTCCTTGAATGCCTATTCAAAACTCTCTTTGCAGGATATCAAAAAAATTCTCAGGGTGTTAAAGGACCGGGGCAAAAAATCTCCTGAAATCGTGATCACCCCGGCAGAGATTCTTCGCCTGGCAGGATATGAGCATATGGGCGGCGATGATCAAAGGGCCAGAATTGCCGTGGCCTGGCTGGAGAGACGGGGTTTTATCCGGCGCGATTTCAACCGTACCCTGTTTTTCAAAGGCGTGCCTTTGGTAAACAGCCTGGATGAGGCAGAAAAGAAACTGAAAACACTCAACCTGTCCCGAACCGTTCAGTCGGTATATATGACGCTTTTACAGACCCTTTTTAATGAAAAGAAAAACGCCCTGATCTCGGCGGACATGCTGTGCGAGGCATTAAGCCCCATTGAAAACCTGCCGGATAAATACCTGGACCCGCGCACCATCATGAATGAGCTGAACAACATGGCCAATGCAGGGCTTATCCGGGAAGGCTCGGTGATGACCGCCTTTATCCGGCCCAAGGGACGGAATAACGCCGGAGAGCTGTTAACTCTTTTTTCCCGCATGGAAAAGACCATGGCCGACCTAATGGCAGAGCTCTCCCCGGAATCCAGTGCGGACAAAGCCGACCTGATCAACCTGCGTCTGGTGGCCCAGCGTCTCAAAGACAAGGGTTTTGAAACCGCCACCACAGATATTTGCACCACCTTGCTGCACATCATGGCTGCCGACCAAGGGGAGTCCGGAGGTAAAAGTCTAAAGATCGCGGGTAAAAAAGGCGCGGAACAGCAACGGGTCTTTGTCAATGTGCCCTGGCAGATTTTAAAAGAACGCATGGACCTGCGCCACCGGTGTGCCCGGGTTTGCATTGACGCCATCATCAAAACTCTTGAACCGGATCTTAAAACCGCCCGGAAAGAGATCCTGGGCCAGTTTTTCCTCTCGGACATCATCCAGGCCATGACCCAGGACATTTTTCTGTCCGGGTTCAAGGGAAACGGCAACAGATTGGTGGAAAAAAGCCTGCTGTTTCTGCACGACACAAAGGTGATCACCCTTCAAAACGGTTTGGGGGTATTCCGCCAGGCATTTACCCTGTCCATGGAAGAGGCAGCCCTGCCCCGGCAGTACACCCGGGGGGATTACGAACCCTTGTCCCAGCACTATGATCAGAAGAATGTCCAGGTGCATGTCATGGAAAAATATGCCGAATTCGGCATGGAAAAAATCCGCAGCGCCCTGGACTTTGTCCGGGATTATTTTCAACACTCCCACGATAAATTCATCCGCCAATACTTTCCCGGTCAGAAAAAAATCATCACCACGGCCATGACGGCTAAAGCCTATGCAGATATTATCCAAAGCCTGGGTAATAAGGTACAGGAAGCCATTGTGGCCGCCCCGGAGAACAAAAACCTGCTGGTGCTGGCAGGCCCGGGCTCGGGAAAGACCCGGACAATCGTCCATAGGTGTGCCTGGCTGATCAAGGCACGCTCAATCAACCCGGAAAGTATTCTTGTCCTGTGCTTCAACCACGGCACCATGATTGAACTTCGGGCCAGAATCAAAGCCTTGACCGGAAAACGAAGCACCAGAGTGACGGCCATGACCTTCCACGGTCTTGCCATGCGCATCACCGGCCGCTGCCTGCTGGACCCGAACAATGGACAAAATCAGAACCGGGAACTTGATTTCAATAAAGTGATTGACGAAGCCGTTGAGATCCTTGACGGCAAAAGGCAAATCCCCGGTGTGGACACGGACCAGGCCCGGCAGTATCTGCTGGCCCGGTACCGTTACATTCTGGTGGATGAATACCAGGACATTGACGCACGCCAGTACCGATTTATTACGGCACTCACCGGCCGGCTGGCAGCCGACGACGATGCAAAAATCGCCATCATGGCCGTGGGAGATGATGACCAGAGCATTTACGGATTCAGGGATGCCAACGTCAAATTCATCCACCGGTTCAAGAAAGATTATAAGGCCCGGGAATTTTATCTCACCGAAAACTATCGCTGCCCCCACCCGGTGATTGAATCAGCCAATGATCTGATCGCCAAAAACAGGCAGCGCATGAAAACCCAATCACGGTGCCGGATCAATGACAAGCGAAAACACCTGGCTCTGGCCCCTGACAAGACGCCTGAAAAAAAGCGGGTGGCCATGGTCTGCTGCCGGGATATCCAAAGCCAGGCTGTCTATACAGCAGCCTGTATTAAAAAACTTCTGGACCAGGAAGGCACAACGCCCCAAGACATTGCCGTGATCTCCCGCCAGGGTATTGGATTTCCCGCCCTTGTGGCGCTTCGCATGGCCTTGGCAAGGCTTGGGATTCCCATAAGTTACAGTCTTACATCCAGCCCGGGGTTTCCGATGTTCAAAATCCGAGAATTCCAGGAAACCTTAAATTTTTTAAATAAACACAAACATGAAACCATGGCCCCAGAGGCCCTAAAAAAAGCGGTGATGGATCTGTTTGAAAACAGGTCTCCATGGACGGAACAGGTCCGGGGGATTTTAAATGATTTTTGTTCTGTCATCAGCGGCACAGAGATTTCGGTTGCCCAGGCACGGGAATTTTTCCTGAGCGCGCTGATAGAAGAAAGACAAGCCCGGAGAACCGGTACCGGCGTTTTCACCGGAACAGTCCACAGCATCAAGGGCATGGAGTTTAAACATGTGTTTATCCTGGACCACGGCTGGAAAGACAAAGAAATAGAAGAGGAGCGCCGCCTTTACTACGTAGGCATGACCCGGGCCATGGAACACCTGACCCTTTTTGCCGTTCAAGATTCCGGTAACCCGCACACTGCCGTTTTGGCCCACCACCCCTTTGTCTGCTGCAAGCAAGCACCAAATGCCGAAATAACCGGTTTTTCACAAGATGTGACCATATCAATCCTTGGCATGGAAGATCTATATATCTCTTTTCCCCAACGGTTCTTCCGGGATCACCCCATCCATGAAAACCTGGCCGCCCTTAAAACAGGAGACCGTATATTTCTGGAAAGAGACGGTACCTATATCCGCATCCTCAACCCGGACCGCCAATGTGTGGGCAGCCTGTCCCGGAAAGGCGTTAAAAAATGGAAAAACCGCCTGCCCGGCATCATCAAAGCCCAGGTGTTAGGAGTGGTCATCCGCCATGCCGATAAAAATGACTTACCGCTGAAAATCGAAACAGGCATTGAACAGTGGTATCTGCCCATTGTTGAAATTCTTCACAGAAATTGTCCTCCTTAA
- a CDS encoding helix-turn-helix transcriptional regulator — MNIKDTLTAKLEKEYGPVTFGRALWAYRKGEEMTQTELSQVLGISSSSLCDLEKGRTIPTVRRAARIAKQIGQSEKVWVQLAVQDSFVDAGLSYKVSVA; from the coding sequence ATGAATATTAAAGATACGCTTACCGCAAAATTGGAAAAAGAATATGGACCGGTGACTTTTGGCCGCGCTCTCTGGGCATACCGGAAAGGCGAAGAAATGACCCAAACAGAACTATCACAGGTTTTGGGCATATCCTCATCAAGCCTTTGTGATTTGGAAAAAGGGCGGACCATTCCCACCGTTCGCCGGGCCGCCAGAATCGCAAAACAGATAGGGCAATCAGAAAAGGTATGGGTGCAATTGGCTGTTCAGGATTCTTTCGTTGATGCAGGGCTAAGTTATAAGGTTTCCGTGGCATAA
- the chrA gene encoding chromate efflux transporter — translation MLDKKVSLWFLFLVFVKIGCIAFGGFTALIAVVENEMIRKRSLLSTKDMLNGVSLAMLLPGPVAVNTVGYVGFRLRGGWGAFVGVTGVILPSFFLLIGLSHIYFSYGDIPVVSKLFAGFIPAVTAIIITTAWNMSKKAITHWSGFFWGLAAAVVLLGVGGFYTTLMIIVGAGLAGLILYPGQKPGTTIVSQDRFSASSGMSKVSQDRFSASSGMSKFRFYLGLGILAVFLILFFIPVSGLGNDSLARIFVTFSGMSLMLFGGGFVFIPLIQQIVVDGLHWVSLPEFTSAIAMGQVTPGPILISAAFVGYKIKGVIGAALATFAIFFPSALLMITASQVLDRIKSSGTMQAALTGIRAAVVGMVFAAAVVIGRGCEYHWATPVIFFAALAALMRFKVDIAYIIPFAGLIGALLY, via the coding sequence ATGTTAGATAAAAAAGTTTCCCTTTGGTTTCTTTTCCTGGTGTTTGTCAAAATTGGCTGCATCGCTTTTGGCGGCTTTACAGCCCTGATCGCCGTGGTGGAAAATGAAATGATCCGCAAACGCAGCCTTTTGTCCACTAAGGATATGCTCAACGGGGTTTCTTTAGCCATGCTGCTTCCCGGCCCCGTTGCCGTCAATACCGTCGGGTATGTAGGATTCAGGCTCCGGGGTGGCTGGGGCGCGTTTGTAGGTGTCACGGGCGTTATTCTACCTTCCTTTTTCCTTTTGATCGGACTTTCCCACATTTATTTTTCTTATGGTGATATCCCGGTGGTCAGCAAGCTGTTTGCTGGTTTTATACCCGCCGTTACCGCCATTATCATCACTACAGCATGGAACATGAGCAAAAAGGCCATAACCCATTGGTCCGGATTTTTTTGGGGCTTGGCTGCCGCAGTGGTCCTTTTAGGTGTTGGCGGATTTTACACCACCTTGATGATTATTGTGGGGGCAGGGCTTGCGGGTCTGATTTTATATCCCGGGCAAAAACCGGGTACCACAATTGTGTCCCAGGACCGGTTTTCGGCCAGTTCAGGTATGTCCAAAGTGTCCCAGGACCGGTTTTCGGCCAGTTCAGGTATGTCCAAATTCAGGTTTTACCTGGGTCTGGGGATACTGGCTGTTTTTCTGATTCTTTTTTTTATCCCGGTTTCCGGGTTGGGTAATGATTCCCTGGCCAGGATTTTTGTGACCTTTTCAGGCATGAGCCTGATGCTCTTTGGCGGTGGATTTGTATTTATACCGCTGATTCAACAGATTGTGGTGGATGGGCTGCATTGGGTAAGTCTGCCGGAATTTACATCAGCCATTGCCATGGGTCAGGTCACCCCGGGCCCCATCCTGATCAGTGCCGCCTTTGTCGGGTATAAAATCAAGGGGGTGATCGGTGCCGCCCTTGCCACCTTTGCCATCTTTTTTCCTTCGGCCCTGCTCATGATTACAGCCTCCCAGGTGCTGGACCGGATTAAGAGTTCCGGGACCATGCAGGCTGCTTTGACCGGAATCCGTGCAGCCGTGGTGGGCATGGTCTTTGCCGCTGCCGTGGTCATCGGCCGTGGCTGTGAATACCACTGGGCCACGCCGGTTATCTTTTTTGCGGCCTTGGCCGCATTGATGAGGTTCAAGGTTGATATCGCATATATCATCCCTTTTGCCGGGCTTATTGGAGCGTTGCTTTATTAA
- a CDS encoding MBL fold metallo-hydrolase → MMDLTLLVDNNTFIDRYLTAEPGLSILIEDEDVTVLFDLGYSNLFLKNAEKLGKDLSCLDFLVLSHSHLDHTWGLGPFIRYLTERTIEGLDVKYPKLVAHPEVFSSVRVDGLSEIGCLVTKEKAGRHMELALAKAPVNLSPRLIFLGEIPRENSFEGQTPIGMKQTPDGPVPDLILDDSALAYKSDQGLVIITGCSHAGICNIISHAQQVCGDERIADIIGGFHLLNPPASQMAGTLDYFRQITPLALHACHCTDLNSKIALAGVAPLKDTGVGLSLHFDPMP, encoded by the coding sequence ATGATGGATCTTACCCTGCTGGTGGACAATAATACGTTTATCGACCGGTATTTGACCGCCGAGCCTGGTCTGTCAATTCTGATTGAAGATGAAGATGTAACCGTTCTTTTTGATCTGGGCTATTCAAATCTGTTTTTAAAAAATGCCGAAAAACTGGGAAAGGATCTGTCCTGTCTGGATTTTCTGGTCCTTTCCCACAGTCACCTGGATCATACTTGGGGACTGGGTCCTTTTATCCGTTACCTGACCGAACGGACGATTGAAGGCCTGGACGTAAAATATCCGAAACTTGTGGCCCATCCGGAAGTTTTTTCTTCAGTACGTGTTGACGGACTATCGGAGATCGGGTGTCTGGTAACAAAGGAAAAAGCCGGTCGTCACATGGAACTGGCCCTGGCCAAAGCCCCTGTAAACTTAAGTCCCCGCCTTATTTTTTTAGGTGAAATTCCCAGGGAAAACAGCTTTGAAGGCCAGACGCCTATCGGGATGAAGCAAACACCAGACGGACCTGTTCCGGACTTGATTTTGGACGATTCCGCCCTGGCCTATAAGTCGGACCAGGGGCTTGTTATTATCACGGGCTGTTCCCATGCAGGAATCTGCAACATCATATCCCATGCCCAACAGGTGTGTGGGGACGAGCGGATCGCAGACATCATCGGCGGTTTCCATCTGCTCAATCCGCCAGCCTCCCAGATGGCAGGAACCCTGGATTATTTCAGACAGATCACGCCCTTGGCACTTCATGCCTGCCACTGCACGGATCTTAATTCAAAGATTGCCCTGGCCGGGGTGGCGCCGTTGAAAGATACCGGTGTCGGGCTATCCCTTCATTTTGATCCCATGCCTTGA
- a CDS encoding AF1514 family protein, producing MVAIRNISQNQCEEYINMNINLPDMDFTAAKQAAKDKALELCSHPMILSWKNGRTGQTYPDYECGIGDQPFWIRYAQGRGANLTIDINDGEYIFMVLKI from the coding sequence ATGGTAGCGATTCGCAATATCTCCCAAAATCAGTGTGAAGAATATATCAATATGAATATTAATTTGCCAGACATGGATTTTACTGCGGCCAAACAGGCGGCTAAAGATAAGGCACTTGAGCTTTGCTCCCATCCCATGATCCTGTCATGGAAAAACGGGCGCACCGGACAGACCTATCCGGATTATGAGTGCGGCATCGGTGATCAGCCTTTCTGGATTCGTTATGCCCAGGGCAGGGGGGCAAACCTCACCATTGATATCAACGACGGGGAATATATCTTCATGGTGCTTAAAATTTGA
- the mtgA gene encoding monofunctional biosynthetic peptidoglycan transglycosylase yields the protein MKKKLMTWIKKVIAWLLIAVVAATFLQVVAFKFFNPPFTVNMVYEKAVAAHQKMPFKPRSYEWKDLAQISAYLQQAVLASEDQRFMRHHGFDFREIKLALVDIIARKGFRGASTITMQTARSLFLPSSRTFARKIAEAWYTILIELVWDKKRIMEMYLNTVDWGRANVGAQAAARAYFSCDAKALAAQQAALLAAILPSPHKWSAVTPAPHVLERQNRILKQMQNMPILQ from the coding sequence ATGAAAAAAAAATTAATGACCTGGATAAAAAAAGTCATTGCCTGGCTGCTTATTGCCGTTGTGGCAGCCACCTTTCTCCAGGTTGTCGCTTTCAAGTTTTTCAATCCGCCCTTCACGGTGAATATGGTCTATGAAAAGGCCGTTGCAGCCCATCAAAAGATGCCGTTCAAGCCCAGGTCCTATGAATGGAAGGATCTCGCGCAGATCTCTGCGTATCTGCAGCAGGCAGTACTGGCCTCCGAAGACCAGCGCTTCATGCGTCACCATGGATTTGATTTCAGAGAAATAAAACTTGCCCTGGTGGACATCATTGCCCGCAAAGGATTCCGGGGGGCATCCACCATCACCATGCAGACGGCCCGTTCCCTTTTTCTCCCTTCAAGCCGCACATTCGCCAGAAAGATTGCCGAAGCCTGGTACACGATCCTGATTGAATTGGTCTGGGACAAAAAAAGGATTATGGAAATGTATCTGAATACCGTGGACTGGGGAAGGGCCAATGTGGGTGCCCAGGCCGCAGCCCGGGCTTATTTTTCCTGCGATGCCAAAGCATTAGCGGCGCAACAGGCAGCCCTTCTGGCCGCCATACTGCCAAGCCCCCACAAATGGTCTGCGGTCACCCCCGCCCCCCATGTCCTGGAGCGCCAAAACCGCATCTTAAAACAAATGCAAAACATGCCGATACTCCAATAA